The Halorientalis sp. IM1011 genome window below encodes:
- a CDS encoding CopG family transcriptional regulator encodes MSTRFTVVCDDDLASEVESLAREYDLTEEEVLTQLIDLGLEETRRTRNRL; translated from the coding sequence ATGTCGACCCGTTTCACCGTGGTCTGTGACGACGATCTCGCCAGCGAGGTCGAGTCGCTGGCCCGGGAGTACGACCTCACGGAGGAGGAAGTACTCACACAGTTGATCGACCTCGGGTTGGAGGAGACCCGCCGGACCCGCAACCGCCTCTAG
- a CDS encoding cytochrome ubiquinol oxidase subunit I — protein sequence MLDPVIASRLQFALTTIVHIIFPVMSMGLAPFLVYFTWKEIRGGKPVYEQLRRFWTKIFAISFVVGTVTGIVLEFEFGTNFAAFSTVAGELFGGPLALEGMMAFMLEATFLGIFVFGRERVGDRLYFVSAVAVGLGTWLSAVWILIANSWMQTPRGFELVEKGGREIVTLTDPMAAYLNPRFPYMFVHMQNAAVLSVALFMAGLGAYFVFRHHVWEYPIENVDFWETTLKIALVALVITAPLQAIHGDLYARHVYETQPQKFAAMEAVWETDSYVPEYIVAFPTSLADLTDPKAKDIFGIGIPGGASWLASGGDPQATIVGLNEYGEAPPVAIVFWSFRLMVALGFWFVLLGFWGVYRWWRGELLEDDLLHKSLMLSTLLGIVAVELGWVVTEVGRQPWVIQGVLETTEGVSPGLTGAEATATLAGFALVYLGLLALYTYVLVRIIRGGPPTGDELRVAEPAEPPAEGVTGDD from the coding sequence ATGCTCGATCCAGTCATCGCCAGCCGACTCCAGTTCGCACTCACGACGATCGTCCACATCATCTTCCCGGTGATGAGCATGGGCCTCGCGCCCTTCCTCGTCTACTTCACCTGGAAGGAGATCCGCGGCGGGAAGCCAGTGTACGAGCAACTCCGGCGGTTCTGGACGAAGATCTTCGCCATCTCGTTCGTCGTCGGCACCGTGACGGGGATCGTCCTCGAGTTCGAGTTCGGGACGAACTTCGCGGCGTTCTCGACGGTGGCCGGGGAGCTGTTCGGCGGTCCACTGGCCCTGGAGGGAATGATGGCGTTCATGCTCGAAGCCACCTTCCTCGGGATATTCGTGTTCGGACGGGAGCGAGTCGGTGACAGGCTCTACTTCGTCTCGGCGGTCGCCGTCGGCCTCGGCACGTGGCTGTCCGCGGTGTGGATCCTGATCGCCAACTCCTGGATGCAGACCCCGCGGGGCTTCGAACTGGTCGAGAAGGGTGGCCGCGAGATCGTCACACTGACCGATCCGATGGCGGCCTACCTCAACCCCCGATTCCCGTACATGTTCGTCCACATGCAGAACGCGGCCGTGCTGTCGGTCGCGCTGTTCATGGCCGGGCTCGGGGCCTACTTCGTCTTCCGTCACCACGTCTGGGAATACCCCATCGAGAACGTCGACTTCTGGGAGACGACGCTGAAGATCGCGCTGGTGGCGCTGGTGATCACCGCGCCGCTGCAGGCGATCCACGGCGACCTCTACGCTCGCCACGTCTACGAGACCCAGCCCCAGAAGTTCGCCGCCATGGAGGCCGTCTGGGAGACCGATTCGTACGTCCCCGAGTACATCGTCGCCTTCCCGACGAGTCTGGCGGACCTGACCGACCCGAAGGCCAAGGACATCTTCGGCATCGGCATCCCCGGAGGAGCCTCGTGGCTGGCCAGCGGGGGTGATCCACAGGCCACCATCGTCGGCCTGAACGAGTACGGGGAGGCCCCGCCCGTCGCGATCGTATTCTGGTCGTTCCGGCTGATGGTCGCGCTGGGGTTCTGGTTCGTTCTGCTGGGATTCTGGGGCGTCTACCGCTGGTGGCGGGGCGAACTGCTGGAGGACGACCTGCTCCACAAGTCGCTGATGCTCTCGACGCTTTTGGGCATCGTCGCGGTCGAACTCGGGTGGGTCGTCACCGAGGTCGGCCGCCAGCCGTGGGTGATCCAGGGCGTCCTCGAGACAACGGAGGGGGTCTCGCCCGGGCTGACGGGAGCCGAGGCCACCGCGACACTGGCCGGGTTCGCCCTGGTCTATCTCGGACTGCTCGCGCTGTACACCTACGTCCTCGTCCGGATCATCCGGGGTGGGCCACCGACCGGCGACGAGTTGCGTGTCGCCGAGCCTGCGGAACCGCCAGCGGAGGGGGTGACTGGCGATGACTGA
- a CDS encoding pyruvoyl-dependent arginine decarboxylase gives MSVIRLVWATATGPTPTASYDAALAEANVHNFNLIQVSSVIPAEAHLEAVGEAPDLGVVGDGLTVVQGRHTAPPGEAGAAGIGWARSESGRGIFYEADGESEAVVSERIEDGLASGTELRDWSFVDEDSITVEAEPDPDEYTTALVIAAYGESRSLLQ, from the coding sequence ATGAGCGTAATTCGGCTCGTCTGGGCCACTGCGACGGGGCCGACGCCGACGGCCTCCTACGACGCGGCCCTGGCCGAGGCCAACGTCCACAACTTCAATCTGATTCAGGTCTCCTCCGTCATCCCGGCCGAAGCCCACCTCGAAGCGGTCGGTGAGGCCCCGGATCTCGGTGTGGTCGGTGACGGGCTGACAGTGGTGCAGGGTCGCCACACCGCGCCGCCGGGCGAGGCGGGCGCGGCCGGCATCGGCTGGGCGCGCAGCGAGTCCGGCCGGGGCATCTTCTACGAGGCCGACGGCGAGAGCGAGGCGGTCGTCAGCGAGCGGATCGAGGACGGACTGGCGTCGGGCACGGAACTCCGGGACTGGTCGTTCGTCGACGAGGATTCGATCACCGTCGAAGCCGAACCCGATCCAGACGAGTATACGACGGCGCTGGTGATCGCGGCGTACGGAGAGAGTCGGTCACTCCTGCAGTAG
- a CDS encoding CPBP family intramembrane glutamic endopeptidase, translating to MAAVDAVDGRGPTTAAPTTGLVLAGIALAASGLPWTGGTPIVAVPGIDGSVVGVVLAAGAALAFGLRRHGVVDRRLGAPVAGLLSLALFSYALYQLMRPAIGTDAVPEVGIGLPVAALAGLGAAAVAVADYDAIADDAFWEKVKGVGVAIALAGGAFVGLYVAQLVAVVPLSLGRLAGLQFDLQSPPALAVVTAFSYLGTVGFVVLYLEGRDLPWSYVDVSVPTGRDLLATVGGLFVLLLLLGGITTLVQQLGLPSSDSQIQQQAMENPPLALYFVALSFLVIAPVEELAYRNVVQKYLYEHFTGRSAVVLAAAVFGAVHFSQYQSANPLATLTTLVVIFVLSLLLGYVYYRTENLVVPILVHGAFNGLQFLAVYLQATGQIPTA from the coding sequence ATGGCAGCAGTAGATGCAGTCGACGGTCGCGGGCCGACGACCGCGGCACCGACGACGGGGCTGGTGCTGGCCGGGATCGCGCTGGCGGCGAGCGGCCTCCCGTGGACCGGCGGGACGCCGATCGTCGCGGTGCCGGGCATCGACGGGAGCGTCGTCGGTGTCGTCCTCGCGGCCGGCGCGGCGCTCGCCTTCGGCCTGCGCCGGCACGGGGTCGTCGACCGTCGGCTCGGCGCACCCGTCGCCGGCCTGCTCTCGCTCGCGCTGTTCTCCTACGCGCTCTACCAGTTGATGCGTCCGGCCATCGGAACCGACGCCGTCCCCGAGGTGGGGATCGGGCTCCCCGTCGCGGCGCTCGCGGGGCTGGGTGCGGCCGCCGTCGCCGTCGCCGACTACGACGCCATCGCCGACGACGCCTTCTGGGAGAAAGTCAAGGGCGTCGGGGTCGCCATCGCGCTCGCCGGCGGGGCGTTCGTGGGGCTGTACGTCGCCCAGCTCGTCGCCGTCGTGCCGCTGTCGCTCGGCCGGCTCGCCGGCCTCCAGTTCGACCTGCAGTCCCCGCCGGCTCTGGCCGTCGTGACGGCCTTTAGCTACCTCGGGACCGTCGGGTTCGTCGTGCTGTATCTCGAGGGGCGTGACCTCCCGTGGTCGTACGTCGACGTGTCGGTCCCGACGGGCAGAGACCTGCTCGCCACCGTGGGCGGGCTGTTCGTCCTCCTGCTCCTGCTCGGGGGAATCACGACGCTCGTCCAGCAACTCGGACTTCCCTCCTCTGACTCCCAGATCCAGCAACAGGCCATGGAGAACCCGCCGCTGGCGCTGTACTTCGTCGCGCTCTCCTTCCTCGTCATCGCACCCGTCGAGGAACTGGCCTACCGCAACGTGGTCCAGAAGTACCTCTACGAGCACTTCACCGGGCGGTCGGCCGTGGTGCTGGCCGCGGCGGTGTTCGGGGCCGTCCACTTCAGCCAGTACCAGTCCGCCAACCCACTGGCCACACTGACCACGCTCGTCGTAATCTTCGTCCTCTCCCTGCTGCTCGGCTACGTCTACTACCGCACCGAGAACCTCGTCGTCCCCATCCTCGTCCACGGCGCGTTCAACGGCCTGCAGTTCCTCGCTGTTTACCTGCAGGCGACCGGGCAAATCCCGACGGCCTGA
- the cydB gene encoding cytochrome d ubiquinol oxidase subunit II, which translates to MTEPLLLATEPLFGLPLAELWFGLLFFILGTFLFLDGFDFGVGALFATREDDAEREQLIAAIGPFWDGNEVWLVVFGGALFAAFPSVYADLFSRHYLLMFGILGALILRGLAPEMYEQRHDETWQRWWGRSFVVGSLAAPFLLGLFVANWVLGASGTLTLAGIVVGLAVVALTVVDGAAFLRLKTRGDLRADLRRDSLYALAGYLVLVVAALGTSYATVPVVRSAMLSPVALALVGLTLVLAGGYALATVRDRYYAAFAAAAGMVFALVGVVARLTYPYVDRASGATVSEAIVSTLPLNLMTVGAAVLLPLIFVYFAVLYSAFSGQIEAEESY; encoded by the coding sequence ATGACTGAGCCGTTGTTGTTGGCCACCGAGCCGCTCTTTGGCCTGCCACTCGCGGAGCTGTGGTTCGGGTTGCTATTCTTCATCCTGGGGACCTTCCTGTTCCTGGACGGGTTCGACTTCGGCGTCGGGGCGCTCTTTGCCACCCGCGAGGACGACGCGGAGCGCGAGCAACTGATCGCGGCTATCGGGCCGTTCTGGGACGGCAACGAGGTGTGGCTGGTCGTCTTCGGCGGGGCGCTGTTCGCCGCCTTCCCCTCGGTCTACGCCGACCTCTTCAGCCGGCACTACCTGCTGATGTTCGGGATCCTCGGGGCCCTGATCCTCCGTGGACTGGCCCCGGAGATGTACGAGCAACGCCACGACGAGACCTGGCAGCGGTGGTGGGGCCGGTCGTTCGTCGTCGGCAGCCTCGCCGCGCCGTTCCTGCTGGGACTGTTCGTCGCCAACTGGGTGCTCGGCGCGAGCGGGACGCTCACCCTGGCGGGCATCGTCGTCGGCCTCGCGGTCGTCGCGCTCACGGTCGTCGACGGTGCGGCGTTCCTCCGGCTCAAGACCCGCGGTGACCTGCGGGCCGACCTGCGACGGGACAGCCTCTACGCGCTGGCTGGCTACCTCGTGCTGGTGGTGGCCGCGCTGGGGACGAGCTACGCGACCGTCCCTGTGGTTCGATCCGCGATGCTCTCGCCGGTCGCGCTCGCGCTCGTTGGCCTGACGCTCGTGCTGGCGGGCGGGTACGCGCTGGCGACGGTGCGGGATCGCTACTACGCGGCGTTTGCGGCGGCCGCGGGCATGGTGTTCGCGCTGGTCGGCGTCGTCGCGCGGCTGACCTACCCTTACGTCGACCGGGCCTCGGGAGCCACCGTCTCGGAGGCCATCGTCTCGACGCTCCCGCTGAATCTCATGACCGTCGGCGCGGCCGTCCTGCTCCCGCTGATCTTCGTCTACTTCGCGGTGCTGTACTCGGCGTTCAGCGGCCAGATCGAAGCGGAGGAGTCCTACTGA
- a CDS encoding PRC-barrel domain-containing protein: MAEILAENLSGKAVMGSDGKELGMLYNITMDAKSGRLESLVVEPDEMLRESEFPTDERGRLLVPVPRVQAVKDHMIVDR, translated from the coding sequence ATGGCAGAGATACTGGCGGAGAACCTCTCGGGGAAGGCCGTCATGGGTTCCGACGGCAAGGAACTGGGAATGCTGTACAACATCACGATGGACGCCAAATCGGGCCGACTGGAGAGCCTCGTCGTCGAACCCGACGAGATGCTCCGCGAGTCCGAGTTCCCCACCGACGAACGCGGCCGCCTGCTGGTTCCGGTCCCCCGCGTCCAGGCCGTCAAAGACCACATGATCGTCGACCGATAA
- a CDS encoding heme-binding protein, which produces MTQRDPPPTEEGWYALHDFRTIDWDAWRSAPERKRQRAIAEGIEYLQSHVALDDVSDPGEFGGGRTAIFTVVGHKADLMIVHLRQTVGHLEAAERRFEQTALAEFTEQPTSYLSVTEASGYTERAREYFEGEVDDDSGLAQYIQQRLHPEIPDAGHVCFYPMSKRRQPEQNWYDLPFDERAEHMARHGDIGRGYGGKVNQMIASSVGFDDYEWGITLWADDPTDIKDLLNEMRFDPSSSKFAEFGPFYFGKRFPPEDLDALLAGEPVPTDSEAASAEAGGSPHGESHPHGDTNGHGGSDHGHAHGQTDADEHPPTEAEDESSDHPSGSSGGRPDPGDADLDVDDELEGKLANLGLFPGQDYDEGTFGLVFYSEADAADLADEVDGLRGNFDHYDTHVLTTVRANEGRAAIASVWETESAADTAAGFLNDLAGIVEGYRGPLGEQDDDEPEAAGTDDEIRGQLAEDDIYAGTPRGEDVFALVLYSEADAETLFDEVDGLRDSFDHYDSHVKTAVYDTRDDASDRSAVVSLWETEKAAEKAAGFLSDLPEVVGRAGEGEGFGTMGMFYTVKPDYREEFTERFDAVGDLLADMEGHRETALLVNREDANDMFIASQWDSQDDAMAFFRSEEFSETVSWGQEVLDDRPRHVFLA; this is translated from the coding sequence ATGACTCAGCGCGACCCGCCGCCGACGGAGGAAGGGTGGTACGCACTGCACGACTTCCGAACGATCGACTGGGACGCCTGGCGGTCGGCCCCCGAACGGAAGCGCCAGCGCGCTATCGCGGAGGGAATAGAGTACCTCCAGTCCCACGTCGCCCTCGACGACGTGTCCGACCCCGGCGAGTTCGGCGGCGGCCGAACAGCGATATTCACCGTCGTCGGCCACAAGGCCGACCTCATGATCGTCCACCTGCGCCAGACGGTCGGCCACCTCGAAGCCGCCGAACGTCGCTTCGAGCAGACGGCCCTCGCGGAGTTCACCGAACAGCCGACCTCCTACCTCTCCGTCACCGAGGCTTCGGGATACACCGAGCGCGCCCGCGAGTACTTCGAGGGCGAGGTCGACGACGATTCGGGACTGGCCCAGTACATCCAGCAGCGCCTCCACCCCGAAATCCCGGACGCCGGTCACGTCTGTTTCTACCCGATGAGCAAGCGCCGCCAGCCCGAACAGAACTGGTACGATCTGCCCTTCGACGAGCGGGCCGAGCACATGGCCCGCCACGGCGACATCGGGCGGGGCTACGGCGGCAAGGTCAACCAGATGATCGCCTCCAGCGTCGGCTTCGACGACTACGAGTGGGGCATCACGCTGTGGGCCGACGATCCCACCGACATCAAAGACCTGCTCAACGAGATGCGCTTCGACCCCTCGTCCTCCAAATTCGCCGAGTTCGGCCCCTTCTACTTCGGCAAGCGGTTCCCGCCCGAGGACCTCGACGCCCTGCTCGCGGGCGAACCGGTCCCGACCGATAGCGAGGCCGCGAGCGCCGAGGCAGGCGGGTCACCCCACGGCGAGAGTCACCCCCACGGCGATACGAACGGCCACGGCGGGAGCGACCACGGTCACGCCCACGGGCAGACCGACGCCGACGAGCACCCACCGACCGAGGCCGAGGACGAGAGCAGTGACCACCCCAGCGGTTCCTCGGGCGGCCGGCCGGACCCGGGCGACGCCGACCTCGACGTGGACGACGAACTCGAAGGTAAACTCGCCAACCTCGGCCTGTTCCCCGGGCAGGACTACGACGAGGGGACCTTCGGGCTCGTCTTCTACTCCGAGGCCGACGCCGCCGACCTCGCCGACGAGGTCGACGGTCTGCGGGGTAACTTCGACCACTACGACACCCACGTCCTCACGACCGTTCGCGCCAACGAGGGCCGGGCGGCCATCGCTAGCGTCTGGGAGACCGAGAGCGCCGCCGACACCGCTGCGGGCTTCCTGAACGATCTGGCGGGAATCGTCGAGGGCTACCGCGGCCCGCTCGGCGAGCAGGACGACGACGAACCCGAGGCGGCCGGCACCGACGACGAGATCCGCGGCCAGCTGGCCGAGGACGACATCTACGCCGGCACGCCCCGCGGCGAGGACGTGTTCGCGCTCGTGCTCTATTCCGAGGCCGACGCCGAGACTCTCTTCGATGAGGTCGACGGCCTCCGGGACAGCTTCGATCACTACGACAGTCACGTCAAAACGGCCGTTTACGACACCAGGGACGACGCGAGCGATCGCTCCGCGGTCGTCTCCCTCTGGGAGACCGAGAAAGCCGCCGAGAAGGCCGCCGGCTTCCTCTCGGACCTGCCCGAGGTCGTCGGGCGCGCCGGCGAGGGCGAGGGCTTCGGCACTATGGGCATGTTCTACACCGTCAAGCCCGACTATCGCGAGGAGTTCACCGAACGGTTCGACGCCGTCGGCGACCTCCTGGCGGACATGGAGGGCCACCGCGAGACGGCCCTGCTGGTCAACCGCGAGGACGCAAACGACATGTTCATCGCCAGCCAGTGGGACTCGCAGGACGACGCCATGGCCTTCTTCCGCTCGGAGGAGTTCTCCGAGACCGTCTCCTGGGGACAGGAAGTCCTCGACGACCGGCCGCGGCACGTGTTCCTGGCCTAG
- the infB gene encoding translation initiation factor IF-2: MSDSTEADADADGEATLRTPIVAVLGHVDHGKTTLLDKIRGSAVSEGEAGAITQHIGATAVPLSTISEMAGELVDPTDFDLPGLLYIDTPGHHSFSTLRSRGGALADIAVLVVDVNDGFQPQTEEAVDILKRTQTPFIVAANKVDTVPGWNPTEGVPIQESMEQQSERVQSDLNERLYGIIGELSDHDFAADMYWRVQNFQNNVGVVPVSAMTGEGVPDLLTVLMGLSQRYMKDEMQIDVAGPGAGTVLEVKEAQGFGTTVDAVLYDGTIREDDELVVGGLEAPITTDVRALLQPKPLEEIRTDQAFEKVPEVSAAAGVKIAAPDLDDAMAGAPIRVVRDRDRGEVIAEVEQELAEIEVTTEEQGVVVKADTLGSLEAIASTLDEVDIPIVRAEVGDVAPRDIRVAETAEEEKHEVLLAFSVDVLDDAKRLAEQEGVRIFEHDVIYRLVEEYEEYVEEMERAQQTQVMENITRPARFQILQDHTFRQNDPAVVGVEVLSGTVKRNSNVAKFEDGEFKRVGQLKSIQDAGEDIDEARMGDQVAVSIDGPTVGRGIEEGDELWIYLPEKHAKILEQELVEEIPGDEREALNQYLEKQRNRDPFWGK, encoded by the coding sequence ATGTCTGACTCTACAGAAGCCGACGCCGACGCCGACGGGGAGGCCACGCTCCGGACCCCCATCGTCGCGGTGCTCGGCCACGTCGACCACGGAAAGACCACGCTGCTGGACAAGATTCGCGGCTCCGCGGTGAGCGAGGGTGAAGCCGGCGCGATCACCCAGCACATCGGCGCGACGGCCGTGCCGCTCTCGACCATCTCGGAGATGGCCGGCGAGCTCGTCGACCCCACCGACTTCGACCTGCCCGGGCTGCTGTACATCGACACGCCCGGCCACCACTCGTTCTCGACGCTGCGCTCCCGGGGCGGGGCCCTGGCCGACATCGCCGTCCTCGTCGTCGACGTGAACGACGGCTTCCAGCCCCAGACCGAGGAGGCCGTCGACATCCTCAAGCGGACCCAGACCCCCTTCATCGTCGCCGCCAACAAGGTCGACACGGTCCCCGGCTGGAACCCAACGGAGGGCGTCCCGATCCAGGAGAGCATGGAACAGCAGTCCGAGCGCGTCCAGAGTGACCTGAACGAACGTCTCTACGGAATCATCGGCGAACTCTCCGACCACGATTTCGCCGCCGACATGTACTGGCGCGTCCAGAACTTCCAGAACAACGTCGGCGTCGTCCCCGTCTCCGCGATGACCGGCGAGGGCGTCCCCGACCTCCTCACCGTTCTGATGGGCCTCTCCCAGCGGTACATGAAAGACGAGATGCAGATCGACGTGGCGGGCCCCGGTGCCGGTACGGTCCTGGAGGTCAAGGAAGCCCAGGGGTTCGGGACGACCGTCGACGCCGTGCTGTACGACGGCACCATCCGCGAGGACGACGAACTCGTCGTCGGCGGCCTCGAAGCCCCGATCACCACCGACGTGCGCGCGTTGCTCCAGCCGAAACCTCTCGAAGAGATCCGCACCGATCAGGCCTTCGAGAAGGTGCCCGAGGTATCGGCCGCGGCAGGGGTCAAGATCGCCGCACCCGACCTGGACGACGCGATGGCCGGCGCGCCGATCCGGGTCGTCCGGGATCGGGACCGCGGAGAAGTCATCGCCGAGGTGGAGCAGGAACTGGCCGAGATCGAGGTCACCACCGAGGAACAGGGCGTCGTCGTCAAGGCCGACACCCTCGGGAGCCTCGAAGCGATCGCCTCCACTCTCGACGAGGTGGACATCCCCATCGTCCGCGCGGAAGTCGGCGACGTGGCCCCCCGCGACATCCGGGTCGCCGAGACCGCCGAGGAGGAGAAACACGAGGTCCTGCTCGCCTTCTCGGTCGACGTGCTCGACGACGCCAAACGGCTCGCCGAACAGGAGGGCGTCCGCATCTTCGAGCACGACGTGATCTATCGCCTCGTCGAGGAGTACGAGGAGTACGTCGAGGAGATGGAACGGGCCCAGCAGACCCAGGTGATGGAGAACATCACCCGGCCCGCCCGCTTCCAGATCCTGCAGGACCACACCTTCCGGCAGAACGACCCCGCCGTCGTCGGCGTCGAGGTGCTGTCGGGCACCGTCAAGCGCAACTCCAACGTCGCGAAGTTCGAGGACGGCGAGTTCAAACGCGTCGGCCAGCTCAAGTCCATCCAGGACGCCGGCGAGGACATCGACGAGGCCCGCATGGGCGATCAGGTCGCCGTCTCCATCGACGGTCCGACTGTGGGCCGCGGCATCGAGGAAGGCGACGAACTCTGGATCTACCTCCCCGAAAAGCACGCCAAGATCCTCGAACAGGAACTGGTAGAGGAGATTCCCGGCGACGAACGCGAGGCGCTCAACCAGTATCTCGAGAAACAGCGCAACCGCGACCCCTTCTGGGGCAAGTAG
- a CDS encoding DUF5811 family protein: protein MYGNTPFAGADDDGAAPRLSAEQRRHLRRDLANVAAQTRDLLPDEFAVGLELAQGANGPRATVAVQPPVGSAVSAGYTPEDDADLRIGEDEQTDLAQGLAASAALQMKQAMGTDHSPTAQ, encoded by the coding sequence ATGTACGGGAACACTCCGTTCGCGGGTGCAGACGACGACGGTGCCGCGCCACGGCTCTCCGCCGAGCAGCGCCGCCATCTGCGCCGCGATCTCGCAAACGTCGCCGCCCAGACCCGCGACCTCCTCCCCGACGAGTTCGCCGTCGGCCTCGAACTCGCACAGGGGGCCAACGGCCCGCGGGCGACGGTCGCCGTCCAGCCGCCCGTCGGCTCCGCCGTCAGTGCCGGCTACACGCCGGAAGACGACGCCGACCTCCGAATCGGCGAGGACGAACAGACGGATCTGGCCCAGGGACTCGCAGCTAGCGCTGCCCTCCAGATGAAACAGGCGATGGGGACCGACCACTCCCCGACCGCGCAGTAA
- a CDS encoding NOB1 family endonuclease gives MYVLDSSAFINEYHTQETKASIPMVREELEGESSYRFDAMEGSGMHIHIPEEETVERIERAARETGDFDELSRTDIRLVAAAFELDGTLVTDDYAMQNVAEKLDVAVEVIAREGISEQRDWLFQCSGCGREFDEDHDRCPVCGSDLSRKNPA, from the coding sequence ATGTACGTTCTCGACTCGTCGGCGTTTATAAACGAGTACCACACTCAGGAGACCAAGGCGTCGATCCCGATGGTTCGGGAGGAACTGGAAGGCGAGAGTTCCTATCGGTTCGACGCGATGGAAGGCTCGGGGATGCACATCCACATCCCCGAAGAGGAGACCGTCGAGCGGATCGAGCGGGCCGCCCGCGAGACCGGTGACTTCGACGAACTCTCCCGGACGGATATCCGGCTGGTTGCCGCGGCCTTCGAACTCGACGGGACCCTCGTCACCGACGACTACGCGATGCAAAACGTCGCGGAGAAACTCGACGTGGCCGTCGAGGTCATCGCTCGCGAAGGAATCTCCGAGCAACGGGACTGGCTGTTCCAGTGTAGCGGCTGTGGTCGCGAGTTCGACGAGGATCACGACCGCTGTCCCGTCTGCGGGAGCGACCTCTCCCGAAAGAACCCCGCCTAG
- a CDS encoding CopG family ribbon-helix-helix protein: MRTSFNIPDEVVEEFDRVWQEQDIENRSRAVREAMLEYIESHSRLEETSGEIVALVAFDYRHHEVIQELHAVQHEYQDVILNTSHTHQGEWCLESLFCRGPTEQVRTLTYRLRDFDGVNRVKVMVIRDGEE; this comes from the coding sequence ATGCGAACGAGTTTCAATATTCCAGACGAAGTCGTCGAAGAGTTCGACCGAGTCTGGCAAGAACAGGACATCGAAAACAGGTCCCGGGCGGTTCGAGAAGCGATGCTGGAGTACATCGAGTCACACTCCCGCCTCGAAGAGACAAGCGGGGAAATTGTCGCGCTCGTTGCGTTCGATTATCGCCACCATGAGGTGATACAGGAACTCCATGCAGTCCAACACGAGTACCAAGACGTGATCCTCAACACGAGTCATACGCACCAGGGGGAATGGTGCCTCGAATCACTGTTTTGTCGGGGACCAACTGAGCAGGTGCGCACCCTCACCTACCGACTCCGCGACTTCGATGGCGTCAATCGGGTTAAGGTGATGGTCATCCGGGACGGCGAAGAATGA